A window of the Nitrosomonas sp. PY1 genome harbors these coding sequences:
- a CDS encoding cytochrome P460 family protein: protein MRSEENKMNRLKENTYPYRNEHIAVLLSAVLFTVALLTHAGTAIADKGDFSLYVDKSGNIRLPDDFRLSMTHLGSWFVPEGEASGFHDVYTEPETAKTYRKTGKFPDGATLVKELRSSTAGTYTTGNNVSHATGDVKQWFVMIKDTKARFPNNPVWGDGWGWALIKTDSSNRSVTTNYRTECLPCHMPAKNTDWIYVEGYPTLSKPDR, encoded by the coding sequence ATGCGGTCGGAGGAAAATAAAATGAATCGCTTGAAAGAGAATACATATCCGTATCGAAACGAACACATCGCTGTTTTGTTGTCCGCAGTTTTGTTTACGGTGGCGTTGCTGACACATGCTGGAACAGCGATAGCCGACAAGGGGGATTTTTCCTTATATGTCGACAAGTCAGGCAACATCCGTCTGCCCGATGATTTTCGGCTGTCAATGACCCATTTGGGTTCCTGGTTTGTCCCAGAAGGCGAGGCAAGTGGTTTTCACGATGTCTACACAGAACCGGAAACGGCGAAGACCTATCGCAAAACCGGGAAATTTCCGGACGGCGCAACCCTGGTCAAGGAATTGCGTTCGTCAACTGCAGGCACATACACCACGGGCAACAATGTCAGCCATGCGACAGGTGACGTCAAGCAGTGGTTTGTAATGATCAAGGATACCAAAGCCCGTTTTCCCAACAATCCTGTCTGGGGCGATGGCTGGGGTTGGGCGCTGATTAAAACCGACAGCTCAAATCGAAGCGTAACCACTAATTACCGTACTGAATGTCTCCCCTGTCATATGCCAGCAAAAAACACCGATTGGATCTACGTCGAAGGCTACCCAACGCTAAGCAAACCTGATCGGTAA
- a CDS encoding cytochrome P460 family protein → MRIDKYLTGLLILAALGSSLISGSVSAKEYFTVKNNVLERPTGFREWVYVGTPLTPNDMNNGKANFQEFHTVYIDPESWEHWKKTGKIRDGAILIKEMTSVGSKVAASGKGYFMGDFIGLEATIKSKREFPNEPGNWAYFSFTNEDHKSIKKTANLEPTANCNGCHEASAQDDFVFTQYYPVLRAGKANAENAVGGK, encoded by the coding sequence ATGAGAATTGACAAATATTTAACCGGTTTATTGATCCTGGCTGCCTTGGGATCTTCTTTAATATCTGGCAGTGTTTCTGCTAAAGAATACTTTACTGTCAAAAATAACGTGCTCGAACGCCCGACGGGATTTCGCGAGTGGGTATACGTAGGCACGCCTCTCACCCCAAATGATATGAATAACGGAAAGGCCAACTTCCAAGAATTTCATACCGTTTACATTGACCCGGAGAGCTGGGAGCACTGGAAAAAGACCGGTAAAATTCGGGACGGCGCCATACTAATTAAGGAGATGACCAGTGTCGGCAGCAAGGTTGCAGCAAGCGGGAAGGGTTATTTCATGGGTGATTTCATTGGCCTGGAAGCGACAATAAAAAGCAAGCGCGAATTTCCCAATGAACCTGGCAACTGGGCTTATTTCAGCTTTACTAACGAAGACCACAAATCTATAAAAAAGACTGCGAACTTGGAACCAACGGCGAATTGCAACGGCTGTCACGAGGCGTCCGCGCAAGATGACTTTGTATTCACGCAATATTATCCTGTTCTCCGTGCCGGAAAGGCGAACGCGGAGAATGCGGTCGGAGGAAAATAA
- a CDS encoding putative quinol monooxygenase, with protein sequence MVKVALFVRLEAKPGKETDVANFLKSALAMANQEATTPVWFALRLGPSTFGIFDAFADEAGRKAHLAGPIAAALMANADELFAVPPQIDQVDVLAAKLPH encoded by the coding sequence ATGGTAAAAGTTGCCCTGTTCGTACGCTTGGAAGCCAAACCCGGAAAGGAAACTGACGTCGCCAACTTCCTTAAAAGCGCCCTCGCCATGGCGAATCAGGAAGCGACCACGCCAGTCTGGTTCGCGCTACGCCTGGGGCCCTCCACTTTTGGTATCTTCGACGCCTTCGCTGACGAAGCAGGGCGCAAGGCACATTTGGCCGGTCCGATCGCAGCGGCGCTGATGGCGAATGCCGACGAATTATTCGCCGTACCGCCGCAGATCGATCAGGTAGACGTGCTCGCTGCCAAACTACCCCACTAA
- a CDS encoding transposase, which produces MSTATPRAQFHQKNLRQPAQHAAVENQLHYERHRPEETTLYRLVQEHIGAFFAQVETETGSGLPDFVKDEFEAFLECGILAHGFLRLRCASCVHEKLVAFSCKRRGFCPSCGGRRMAQTAAHLVDHIIPRAPVRQWVLSLPIPLRYLLAAHPHLLTSILQVIHRAISTFLIKQAGLKRSEAQTGAITLIQRFGSAANLNIHLHCLVLDGVYRVQNGAAEFHSARSPTAEQLQSLLSQIIQRIMKALTRNGALIEEEGMSYLAEMETDAALSPLQSAACTYRIALGRRAGQKVLTLKTISTQNTQPQENKKYCVNAHGFSLHAGVRCAMNQRKELEHLCRYITRPAIANERLALNSAGQVVLTLKTPYRDGTTHIVMSPLEFMQRLAALVPRPRLNLIRFHGVLAPNAKLRAEIIPDGMKNKSKPTDENDDVPQSTTSVRISWARLLKRVFDIDIEHCPHCGGTLKIIAAILESGAITKILDHLGLPARAPPRSPAQAFELFEPT; this is translated from the coding sequence ATGTCGACGGCCACACCCCGCGCCCAATTCCACCAAAAGAACCTGCGCCAACCAGCTCAACACGCAGCGGTTGAAAATCAGCTCCACTATGAACGGCACCGACCGGAAGAAACCACTCTGTATCGGTTGGTGCAAGAACACATCGGAGCTTTCTTTGCACAGGTTGAGACGGAAACCGGTTCAGGGTTACCTGACTTTGTTAAAGACGAATTTGAGGCATTTCTTGAATGTGGTATTCTGGCCCATGGGTTCTTACGCCTGCGTTGTGCCAGCTGCGTCCATGAGAAACTGGTAGCCTTTTCCTGCAAGCGGCGTGGATTTTGTCCCTCATGCGGTGGACGGCGTATGGCGCAGACGGCTGCTCACCTGGTCGACCACATCATTCCCCGGGCGCCGGTGCGCCAATGGGTGCTCTCACTGCCGATCCCATTGCGTTACCTGTTGGCTGCCCATCCGCATCTGCTCACATCGATATTGCAAGTCATACACCGCGCTATTTCTACTTTTCTGATCAAGCAGGCCGGATTGAAACGATCCGAAGCACAGACCGGTGCGATTACGCTTATTCAACGTTTCGGTTCGGCGGCTAATCTCAATATTCATCTGCATTGCCTCGTGCTTGACGGCGTTTACCGTGTCCAGAATGGTGCGGCGGAATTCCACAGCGCACGGTCACCGACGGCTGAGCAGTTGCAAAGCCTGCTTAGCCAGATCATCCAGCGCATTATGAAAGCATTGACCCGCAACGGCGCGCTTATTGAGGAGGAGGGGATGAGCTACTTAGCTGAAATGGAAACGGATGCGGCGCTGAGTCCACTGCAATCGGCGGCCTGCACCTACCGGATAGCACTCGGTCGCCGGGCAGGGCAGAAGGTGCTGACGTTAAAAACCATTTCCACACAAAATACGCAACCACAGGAAAACAAAAAATACTGTGTCAATGCACATGGCTTTAGCCTGCATGCCGGGGTGCGTTGCGCGATGAATCAGCGTAAGGAACTGGAACATCTGTGCCGTTACATCACGCGACCGGCAATTGCCAATGAACGGCTAGCGCTAAACAGTGCCGGGCAGGTGGTGTTGACGTTAAAGACGCCTTATCGGGATGGCACGACGCATATTGTCATGTCGCCGTTAGAATTCATGCAACGCCTGGCCGCATTGGTTCCCCGGCCAAGGCTCAACCTCATTCGCTTCCATGGCGTGCTCGCACCGAATGCCAAGTTACGAGCCGAGATTATTCCTGACGGAATGAAAAACAAAAGTAAACCAACAGATGAGAATGACGATGTGCCGCAATCGACAACTTCTGTGCGCATCAGTTGGGCGCGTTTGTTAAAGCGGGTGTTTGATATCGACATCGAACATTGTCCGCACTGTGGTGGAACCCTGAAAATCATCGCCGCTATCCTGGAATCCGGCGCAATCACTAAGATTCTTGATCATCTCGGCCTACCTGCCAGGGCGCCGCCCAGATCACCTGCGCAGGCCTTTGAACTTTTCGAGCCAACCTGA
- a CDS encoding type II toxin-antitoxin system RelE/ParE family toxin, with translation MAFPEEVRKLIGDELQLIQFGGIPKDAKIFKGVGSGVIEIALKYDKEAYRCIQAVQLGERIYILHAFQKKAKKGISTPKQDVDLIKQRYKEAKELESHEKTREH, from the coding sequence ATGGCGTTTCCAGAGGAAGTCAGGAAGCTGATTGGGGATGAGCTTCAACTTATCCAATTTGGCGGAATACCGAAGGATGCAAAGATTTTTAAGGGTGTTGGTTCAGGGGTCATCGAAATCGCATTAAAATACGACAAAGAGGCATACCGTTGTATTCAGGCCGTCCAGTTAGGAGAAAGAATTTATATTCTCCATGCTTTTCAGAAAAAAGCCAAAAAAGGTATTTCAACGCCAAAACAGGACGTGGATTTGATTAAGCAACGTTACAAGGAAGCAAAGGAGCTAGAGAGCCATGAAAAAACAAGGGAACATTGA
- a CDS encoding helix-turn-helix domain-containing protein, translated as MKKQGNIEFENSSGNVFDDLGIDNAEELQARGMVGFHVVELLKRKDMKQREIAELLGIKQTEVSHLLNGHFSRFTVDKLLDFLKRMNQKVTIQISPHKQGEPYHNVAFDA; from the coding sequence ATGAAAAAACAAGGGAACATTGAATTTGAAAACAGCTCAGGTAATGTTTTTGATGATCTTGGAATAGATAATGCCGAGGAGCTACAAGCGCGCGGCATGGTTGGTTTTCATGTGGTTGAGCTTCTTAAAAGAAAAGATATGAAACAGCGGGAAATTGCTGAACTGTTAGGAATTAAACAAACTGAAGTGTCTCACTTGCTAAACGGCCATTTTAGCCGTTTTACCGTTGATAAATTGCTCGATTTTCTAAAACGGATGAATCAAAAAGTAACAATCCAAATAAGCCCTCATAAGCAAGGGGAACCCTATCATAACGTCGCTTTTGACGCTTAA
- the traF gene encoding conjugative transfer signal peptidase TraF yields MRKTCNILAGIVLSVSAGIFLLSIVFRLTGIYYNNTPSFPVGFYKIVDEPVGKGAYVSFCPPQDEVFDMAVARNYINTGNCPGGYGMLLKRVFAQAGDTVSINEAGITVNDGLLPNSAQLKTDIDGSELPQYHLGERVLDDSEYLLMSDVNPNSFDARYFGLIAGLQIQHVVEPVFTWGK; encoded by the coding sequence ATGAGAAAAACATGCAATATTCTGGCAGGCATTGTTTTGTCTGTCAGTGCCGGTATATTTCTGTTGAGTATTGTTTTTCGACTCACGGGTATTTATTACAATAATACGCCGAGTTTTCCGGTGGGGTTTTACAAGATTGTTGATGAACCAGTAGGGAAGGGCGCATACGTCTCTTTCTGCCCACCACAAGACGAGGTTTTTGATATGGCCGTGGCACGAAATTACATCAATACAGGCAACTGTCCGGGCGGTTATGGGATGTTGCTGAAACGTGTTTTTGCACAAGCAGGGGATACTGTTTCTATTAATGAGGCGGGTATTACTGTAAATGATGGCTTACTGCCTAACAGTGCCCAGTTAAAAACAGATATTGATGGTTCTGAACTGCCGCAATATCATTTGGGTGAGCGGGTGCTGGATGATTCTGAATATCTGCTTATGTCTGATGTGAATCCGAATTCTTTTGATGCGCGGTATTTTGGGTTGATTGCGGGTTTGCAGATTCAGCATGTGGTTGAGCCGGTTTTTACTTGGGGAAAATGA
- a CDS encoding type IV secretory system conjugative DNA transfer family protein, which produces MNHSNQNSGNPIIKNEGLVKTRLTQIMAIFFMLGGVQVATQYFAYRFQYQPQLGVHFNQLYPPWSIFEWANKWYGQHPDIIELSGSMGVLFAGAGLILTLIVKMVADNSSRPNSSLHGSARWADEIDIQAARLLPLRQSFFKRLTSKKIPQNDYVYVGAWQDKKGKTHYLKHNGLEHVLCYAPTRSGKGVGLVIPTLLSWGHSAVITDLKGELWSVTAGWRKVHAGNKVIRFDPASPKGSACWNPLDEIRMHDGLEVGDVQNLATLIVDPDGKGLRDHWQKTSQALLVGVILHVLYKSGNEGAEGTEATLPLVDSMLSDPERDIGELWMEMATYPHVNGENHPVVGASARDMLDRPSEEAGSVLSTAKSYLSLYRDPLVAKNISRSDFAIRDLMHNADPVSLYIVTQPNDKTRLRPLVRIMMNMIVRTLADRLDFKDGQPVANYKHRLLLMLDEFPSLGKLEIFQESLAFIAGYGIKAYLICQDINQLKSRETGYGHDEAITSNCHIQNAFPPNRIETAEHLSKLTGQTTVIKEQITTSGRRVGVMHGNVTRTMQETQRPLLTPDECLRMTSPEKDAEGKITKPGDMIIYVAGYPAIYGKQPLYFQDSVFSARAAVPAPAYSDKIIQSS; this is translated from the coding sequence ATGAACCATTCAAACCAAAATTCGGGAAATCCTATAATAAAGAACGAAGGATTGGTTAAAACCAGGCTTACTCAGATTATGGCGATTTTCTTTATGTTGGGTGGGGTTCAGGTTGCAACGCAATATTTTGCCTATAGATTCCAATATCAACCGCAGCTTGGTGTTCACTTTAACCAGTTATACCCGCCTTGGTCGATTTTTGAGTGGGCTAATAAATGGTATGGCCAGCATCCGGATATTATTGAGCTATCCGGAAGTATGGGTGTTTTATTTGCAGGAGCGGGGCTGATTCTGACACTGATTGTAAAAATGGTTGCGGATAATTCATCGCGTCCGAACTCAAGTTTACATGGGTCAGCGCGCTGGGCGGATGAAATAGACATCCAAGCGGCAAGGCTGCTTCCTTTAAGACAATCCTTCTTCAAAAGATTAACCTCGAAAAAGATTCCACAAAATGATTATGTATATGTAGGTGCCTGGCAGGATAAAAAAGGCAAAACCCATTACCTTAAACATAACGGCCTCGAACATGTTTTATGTTATGCGCCGACTCGGTCGGGTAAAGGTGTTGGTTTGGTTATTCCAACCTTGCTTTCATGGGGGCATAGTGCGGTTATTACTGATCTGAAAGGCGAACTATGGTCTGTAACAGCCGGTTGGCGGAAGGTTCATGCCGGTAATAAAGTCATTCGCTTTGATCCTGCCTCACCCAAAGGGAGTGCTTGTTGGAATCCGTTGGATGAAATCAGGATGCATGATGGGCTTGAAGTCGGTGATGTGCAAAATCTCGCTACTTTAATTGTTGATCCAGATGGGAAGGGGCTAAGAGACCACTGGCAGAAAACCAGTCAGGCGCTTCTTGTTGGTGTGATTTTGCATGTTTTATATAAATCAGGAAATGAAGGCGCTGAAGGGACTGAGGCCACATTGCCGCTTGTTGATTCAATGCTATCCGATCCTGAGCGGGATATTGGTGAACTATGGATGGAAATGGCTACCTATCCGCATGTTAATGGAGAGAACCATCCGGTGGTAGGCGCCAGCGCACGAGATATGCTGGATCGTCCCTCTGAGGAAGCAGGGTCAGTTTTATCTACAGCTAAATCCTATCTATCCTTATACCGTGATCCATTGGTTGCAAAGAATATTAGCCGCTCGGATTTTGCAATTCGTGATTTGATGCACAACGCTGATCCTGTGAGCTTATATATTGTGACGCAGCCTAACGATAAAACGCGTTTACGGCCACTGGTACGCATCATGATGAATATGATTGTGCGGACATTGGCAGACAGGCTTGATTTTAAGGATGGTCAGCCGGTTGCGAACTATAAGCACCGGCTTTTGTTGATGCTTGATGAATTTCCCAGTCTGGGTAAACTGGAAATCTTTCAGGAATCCTTGGCGTTTATTGCTGGCTACGGCATTAAAGCCTATTTGATCTGCCAAGATATCAATCAACTTAAAAGCCGTGAGACGGGGTACGGCCACGATGAGGCCATCACGTCCAATTGTCATATTCAAAATGCCTTTCCACCCAACCGGATTGAGACAGCCGAGCATTTATCCAAGCTGACCGGACAAACCACGGTCATCAAGGAGCAGATTACGACCAGTGGTAGGCGGGTAGGGGTGATGCATGGTAACGTGACGCGAACCATGCAGGAAACACAGCGTCCTTTATTAACACCTGACGAGTGTTTACGCATGACTTCACCAGAAAAAGATGCTGAAGGCAAGATTACCAAGCCGGGTGACATGATCATTTATGTGGCGGGTTATCCTGCTATATATGGCAAGCAGCCCTTATACTTTCAAGATTCTGTGTTTTCTGCGCGGGCTGCTGTTCCTGCACCTGCTTACAGCGACAAAATAATCCAATCATCATGA
- the traI gene encoding TraI/MobA(P) family conjugative relaxase codes for MIAKHIPINSVKKSNFAGLVNYIVDPQNKTERIGLIRAVNCYSDRPDCVVAEVLNTQQMNQRAISDKTYHLVVSFRDDELSEATLQQIEDQLCDGLGFGEHQRLSVVHHDTDHLHMHIAINKIHPERLTIHNPHYDYKVIGELCEKLEQKYGLTPDNHETIKRGAQGRASNIEFKAGSESLIGWMQQECLAQIQAATSWTELHQVLKDHGLELRERGNGFVFVSSNGIGVKASSIDRALSKANLVKRLGGYVGVDDDTTTKKQYSKQYEPRPLRNKIDTSKLYAQYTKEQNEAAILGKNQWNKLRNKKNQAIEAVKTKAKLKRLLIKNVTSGRLSQKIMVASVYSELRTSIGAINKDFREGYQASKASHKRMDWLSWLVKESRQGNQEALDILRSRKHYSAQTNNVSGTQTNDDSLKNKDFIETITRTGTIICNIGSIAIRDGGNRLVIMAGAAKEKMSGILQEAKIKYGKKLTINGSDDFREKVVQVAVDTNLDVTFDDEALEQRRLDLINNRTGQGLEGRDANGLDKEENPLQQKVFRSSIKSPRKGRSK; via the coding sequence ATGATAGCCAAACACATCCCAATCAATTCAGTTAAGAAAAGCAACTTTGCCGGACTGGTGAATTATATTGTTGACCCACAAAATAAGACTGAGCGCATCGGTTTAATCCGCGCAGTTAATTGTTACTCGGATCGTCCGGATTGTGTGGTTGCCGAAGTGCTTAATACGCAGCAGATGAATCAACGCGCGATTTCTGACAAAACCTATCACCTGGTGGTTAGTTTTCGTGATGATGAATTATCCGAAGCGACTTTGCAGCAAATAGAGGACCAACTCTGTGATGGCCTAGGCTTTGGTGAACACCAACGACTCAGTGTTGTGCATCATGACACTGATCATCTGCATATGCATATTGCGATCAATAAAATACATCCGGAAAGGCTTACGATACATAACCCCCATTATGACTATAAAGTCATTGGTGAACTTTGTGAAAAATTGGAACAGAAATATGGACTAACACCGGATAATCACGAAACAATCAAACGCGGTGCGCAGGGTAGGGCGTCCAATATTGAGTTCAAGGCTGGATCGGAGAGTCTTATCGGTTGGATGCAACAAGAATGCCTGGCGCAGATTCAAGCTGCGACAAGTTGGACTGAATTACACCAAGTGTTAAAGGATCATGGCCTCGAATTGCGTGAGCGCGGTAATGGTTTTGTATTTGTTTCCAGTAATGGGATTGGCGTTAAAGCCAGTTCTATTGACAGAGCCTTATCAAAGGCCAATTTGGTTAAGAGGCTCGGTGGTTATGTCGGGGTTGATGATGATACAACGACCAAAAAACAATATTCAAAGCAATATGAGCCCAGGCCACTGCGTAACAAAATTGATACATCAAAACTTTATGCGCAATACACAAAAGAGCAGAATGAGGCGGCAATACTTGGAAAAAACCAATGGAATAAACTGCGTAATAAAAAGAATCAAGCCATAGAAGCCGTCAAAACCAAAGCTAAGCTAAAACGACTACTGATCAAAAATGTTACTTCGGGTAGGCTGTCACAAAAAATAATGGTTGCGTCTGTTTATAGTGAATTGAGAACCAGCATTGGAGCGATTAATAAAGACTTTAGGGAAGGATATCAAGCCTCAAAAGCAAGCCATAAAAGAATGGACTGGTTGAGCTGGCTGGTGAAGGAATCCCGGCAGGGAAATCAGGAAGCGCTGGATATATTGCGATCCAGAAAACATTATAGCGCGCAGACAAATAATGTCTCGGGTACGCAGACTAATGACGATTCTCTAAAGAATAAGGATTTTATAGAGACGATTACTAGAACGGGCACGATTATTTGTAATATCGGATCAATCGCCATTCGTGATGGCGGCAATCGGTTGGTCATTATGGCTGGTGCGGCCAAAGAGAAAATGTCAGGAATATTACAAGAGGCTAAGATTAAGTACGGTAAGAAATTGACTATCAATGGGTCGGATGATTTCCGTGAAAAAGTTGTTCAAGTCGCTGTAGATACAAATCTTGATGTTACATTTGATGATGAAGCATTAGAACAACGCCGATTAGATTTAATCAATAACAGAACGGGTCAAGGATTAGAGGGTCGCGATGCGAATGGTTTAGATAAGGAAGAGAATCCATTGCAGCAGAAAGTGTTCAGAAGCAGTATCAAATCACCTCGAAAAGGACGGTCAAAATGA
- the traJ gene encoding conjugal transfer transcriptional regulator TraJ, whose protein sequence is MLNDNPALRGKGKSRGKSNQENEESTKAMSETNPKNKRKYKLHLRVPVEPEEGKIIREQAEKCGLSISEYLKKLGLGYEPTSIIDNQKVNELAKINGDLGRLGGLLKLWLSDDRRAAHFDKKTINGLLKDIEETRTQMTAIMMKIINSKK, encoded by the coding sequence GTGCTCAACGATAATCCTGCTCTGCGAGGCAAGGGTAAAAGCCGAGGCAAAAGCAATCAAGAAAACGAAGAATCAACCAAAGCAATGAGTGAGACAAACCCAAAGAATAAAAGAAAATACAAACTCCATCTCAGGGTTCCAGTGGAACCGGAAGAAGGAAAAATCATCAGGGAGCAAGCCGAAAAATGCGGCCTGAGTATTTCAGAATATTTAAAAAAACTAGGCTTAGGTTATGAGCCCACCAGCATCATCGATAACCAAAAAGTAAACGAACTGGCAAAAATAAACGGTGATCTAGGCAGGCTAGGGGGGCTTTTAAAATTATGGTTAAGCGATGATCGGCGTGCAGCCCATTTTGACAAGAAAACAATTAATGGTCTGTTAAAAGACATTGAAGAAACCCGTACACAAATGACGGCCATCATGATGAAAATCATCAACTCAAAAAAATAG
- a CDS encoding TraK family protein, protein MEKKLSQRMAENAVKKNKSNARFNLAMFLLLRDEINEAIDDGWSVKYIWEVLYEEGKITFSYQTFLNLVNKYKTNSSLQSKTIIAKKESAPLPDSESTAQLQPESESTQDRIKITDSPKSPDYGNPKGFEWSTDYDPKDFI, encoded by the coding sequence ATGGAAAAAAAGTTATCTCAACGGATGGCCGAGAATGCAGTCAAGAAAAACAAAAGCAATGCAAGATTCAATCTTGCAATGTTTCTCCTTCTGCGCGACGAAATAAATGAAGCCATCGATGATGGATGGTCAGTTAAATATATTTGGGAAGTATTATACGAAGAAGGAAAAATTACATTTAGCTATCAAACTTTCTTGAATTTAGTAAATAAATATAAAACTAATTCATCCCTACAATCAAAAACTATTATCGCTAAAAAAGAATCCGCGCCATTGCCTGATTCTGAATCGACGGCGCAACTCCAGCCTGAATCAGAATCGACACAAGATCGGATAAAAATAACTGACTCACCAAAATCCCCGGATTATGGAAACCCGAAAGGTTTCGAGTGGAGTACTGATTATGATCCTAAGGATTTTATTTAA
- a CDS encoding conjugal transfer protein TraL: protein MAKVHMILQGKGGVGKSFIASILAQHYYAKKKNVLCIDTDPVNATFHGFKKLNVQRLDLMEGDEIDPRKFDDLIESISKSKTDVVIDNGASTFVALAHYLISNQIPALLKNSGIELIVHTVITGGQALTDTLNGFKKMVKQFPDDVSFVVWLNPFWGKIELEGKSFESLSVYLDNKNRVSAIIKIPEYKPETFGRDLSEMLQAKLTFADAIKKPELTIMNRQRLTIIQSDLFEQLEGAQAVLA, encoded by the coding sequence ATGGCTAAAGTACACATGATCTTGCAAGGTAAGGGAGGGGTTGGTAAATCTTTCATCGCATCCATACTGGCACAGCATTATTACGCCAAGAAGAAAAATGTTCTTTGCATTGATACTGACCCGGTGAATGCTACTTTTCATGGATTTAAGAAATTAAATGTTCAGCGATTGGATTTAATGGAAGGTGACGAAATTGATCCACGTAAATTTGATGATTTGATTGAATCCATCTCCAAAAGTAAAACCGATGTGGTGATTGATAATGGCGCCAGTACCTTTGTGGCTTTGGCACATTACTTAATCAGCAATCAGATACCTGCCCTGCTTAAAAACAGTGGTATTGAGCTGATCGTCCATACCGTTATTACCGGTGGTCAGGCACTGACAGATACCTTAAATGGATTTAAGAAGATGGTAAAACAGTTTCCTGATGATGTTTCATTTGTTGTCTGGCTTAATCCTTTTTGGGGAAAGATTGAGCTCGAAGGCAAAAGCTTTGAATCTTTGAGTGTTTATCTGGATAACAAAAACCGCGTATCAGCCATTATCAAAATACCAGAATACAAGCCGGAAACTTTTGGTCGTGATTTAAGTGAAATGCTCCAAGCGAAGTTGACCTTTGCCGATGCGATCAAAAAACCGGAATTAACCATCATGAATCGCCAACGGCTAACAATAATACAAAGCGATCTGTTTGAGCAATTAGAAGGTGCACAAGCCGTATTGGCATGA
- a CDS encoding type II toxin-antitoxin system Phd/YefM family antitoxin: MFRMNAINPVSDFSRKPAEHIKRLKETGKPEILTVNGKAELVIQDARAYEEMIDLLETLEKTAQAAKSHDEGKSIPANEFFKEFEKKHGLKRDTVQD; this comes from the coding sequence ATGTTTAGAATGAATGCTATAAACCCCGTTTCAGATTTTAGCCGCAAACCTGCGGAGCATATCAAACGCTTAAAAGAAACTGGAAAACCTGAAATACTGACTGTGAACGGCAAAGCGGAGTTAGTCATTCAAGATGCAAGAGCCTACGAAGAAATGATAGATTTATTAGAAACGCTAGAGAAAACAGCACAAGCAGCCAAATCTCATGATGAAGGTAAAAGTATTCCTGCTAATGAGTTTTTTAAAGAATTTGAGAAAAAACATGGCTTAAAGCGTGACACAGTACAAGATTGA
- a CDS encoding type II toxin-antitoxin system RelE/ParE family toxin has product MTQYKIDIAPEAAKEIEDIYLYIAKDSQNNATSWYFAIYDKIQTLKDFPARCPMAFEDRYYEYEIRHLIIGNYRVLYRIQDRTVQILHVKHGAQQRNPF; this is encoded by the coding sequence GTGACACAGTACAAGATTGACATTGCACCAGAAGCCGCAAAAGAAATAGAAGACATTTATCTCTATATTGCCAAGGATTCCCAGAACAATGCAACAAGTTGGTATTTTGCTATCTATGACAAAATACAGACCCTAAAAGATTTTCCTGCGCGCTGCCCTATGGCTTTTGAAGATCGTTACTATGAATATGAAATTAGACACTTAATAATAGGTAATTATCGCGTGTTATACCGTATACAGGATAGAACCGTTCAGATCCTCCACGTAAAACATGGGGCACAGCAACGAAATCCATTTTAA
- a CDS encoding BrnA antitoxin family protein, producing the protein MSISKKRLKEIKAIKDEDIDCSDIPELDETFWKNAVLVHPEKKERLTVRFDADMVEWFKNQGRGYQTRMNTVLRSFYETHKKEL; encoded by the coding sequence ATGAGCATATCAAAAAAACGTCTTAAGGAAATTAAAGCTATTAAGGATGAAGATATAGATTGCAGTGACATTCCTGAACTTGATGAGACCTTCTGGAAAAATGCTGTACTTGTTCACCCGGAGAAGAAAGAGCGCTTAACAGTACGCTTTGATGCGGATATGGTCGAATGGTTTAAAAATCAGGGTAGAGGCTACCAAACCAGGATGAATACTGTTTTGAGAAGCTTTTATGAAACTCATAAAAAAGAACTGTAA